TCGAGATGTCTGTAAGGAGGGCTTTGTCAGAGGGAGAATCTTCTGTTGTGGCCAACTTATCTGATACCCTTGATGCAGCATGGACAGGTGAAAGTCACCCTTCAATTTCATCAGTCAAAGAAAACGGTTGTCTGTCTCCTGATATGGTTGTTCATTCACCTGTTGCAAATTCAGTtacatcaaaatcaaattctgaTAACTATAATGCTGATATAGATGGGATTGAGGCAGGATGCACTAATTACTCTAAATTACTTTCCAAAGGACTTGATACTAAATGGAAAGCAATGCCTTTTGCAGACTTCTTTGGTTCATTCGACAAAACTTCCTCTTTCAATATACAGAAGCTTGTTGAGTATAACCCAGTCCATATTTTATCATTTCGAGAGGTGGAGCGCCAGACTGGTGCTAGACTGCTTCTGCCAGCGGGAACTAATGATACCATAGTTCCCGTTTATGATGATGAACCCACTAGTGTCATAGCGTATGTGCTTGTGTCAGTGGATTATCATATGCAAATGTCAGAATTTGATAGACCAAAAGACAGTGGAGATAGTTCAATTGCATTGCCACTCTTTGATTCAAGTATACTTTCTCTCAACTCTTTTGATGAGACAATTACTAATACATACAGAAGTATTGGCTCTTTTGATGAGGGCATGTTATCCAGTGGGTCTCGGAGTCTACCGGCTGGGGATCCACTCTCACACACAAAGGATTTTCATGCAAGGGTTTCTTTTACTGATGATAGCAACCTTGGGAAAGTGAAATATACTGTAACTTGCTACTATGCTAAGAGATTTGAGGCTTTAAGAAGAACTTGTTGCCCTTCTGAGTTAGATTTTGTGAGGTCCCTCAGCCGTTGTAAGAAGTGGGGAGCTCAGGGAGGAAAGAGCAAtgttttctttgcaaaaacccTGGATGATAGGTTCATTATCAAGCAGGTTACAAAAACAGAGCTGGAGTCATTTACCAAGTTTGCACCAgcttattttaagtatttatctGAGTCAATCAGTACAGGAAGCCCAACTTGTCTTGCGAAGATCTTGGGGATTTATCAGGTACTTTTTGTTACACAAGGGTTAGGTTGAATCTTTCTTGTAAACAGCTATTGTTTTCCTAGTGCAACTTATTCAGATGTTTGTCTGCTCTAATTGGGTGTTATTGTGTTCTTTCTGTTAAGGTAACATCTAAGCACCTCAAAGGagggaaggaaacaaaaatgGATGTTTTGGTTATGGAAAATCTTCTTTACAGAAGAAACATTAGACGGCTTTATGACCTCAAAGGTTCTTCCCGATCACGGTACAATCCAGATACAAGTGGGAGCAATAAAGTGCTGCTGGATCAGAATCTCATTGAAGCTATGCCAACCTCTCCAATATTTGTTGGTAACAAGGCAAAACGGTTGCTGGAGAGGGCAGTGTGGAATGATACTGCCTTCCTTGCAGTAAGTCTGATACCCTTTgcaattttaattctttctgAGTAGGGTTTAGGTCTACTTTCATCGATTTTCTTgcaacttccttttctttctttttgcctGATATATGATGTTTGGCTGTAAGCATCCATTAATAGAGTCTAAACGAGTGTTTGGCATTTGCAGTCAATATATGTTATGGACTATTCATTGCTGGTTGGGGTGGATGAGGAAAAACATGAGCTGGTATTAGgaataattgattttatgagGCAGTATACATGGGATAAGCACCTCGAAACATGGGTGAAGACCTCAGGCATCCTTGGTGGACCCAAGAATACTTCTCCAACTGTTATATCACCGCAGCAGTACAAAAAACGGTTTAGGAAAGCCAtgagtttatattttcttatggtGCCAGATCAATGGTCTCCTTCAGAGTTACACCCCAGTGGATCCCAATCTGACATTTATGACGAAAATGGTTAAGGGGGACCCATTTCATTCACGTGTTCAATATTTTACCTTGTATAAATTTTACGATTCCAGCATCCGTTGACACGGGTTTCTCACCCATGTTCATTCTCCCTTCTTAGTGTCCGTAATATTTGCCTGCCGAAAAATGCAGCTGTTGATCTGTGTTCCTTAAAACATCGGAGGTATGCTGGACCATATCCATCAAGGGTAAGTAACTGTACAGCGATTTCCCccctctttttaattttttacatctTGTATTTAATCTCTTGTTTTCGCTATCCCTCgtcttcaaatttttatttttatcctatTAAAGGGTGCTTGAATTGCACATTTCGTTAATTTTGTTCCACTGTTATATGACCCTAATGTATGGTGTGTATATGTACAcatatacaaacatatatatctatatatgttAAAATGGTTTCTTCGTATGGCCTTACACATGTCAAGTAACGATATTTGAATGTTTATCACACTAACAACTAGTCTgacggatattttaatataattattaccaATGTGAAAAGATCAAATTAGCCTTcgtgttataaaaaatataatgattaaattcaattattcgTTAAAGCATATAAAAAACTAACTGAAAAAAACGCAGGCTTGATTTCTCACTATTAACTTTCCACTCTAAAAACTAAcattgaaggaaaaaataagAATGGAATTATGTACCATGCTATTTACTTTTACTTATTGCTGAAGTGATATATCTTCCAAAATAATCCTGAACTAGCATCACTTTAAATAGTGAGTCGGACCATACTATAAGTTAAGACCAGAAGCGAAAacatgaaaattgaaaagaacaTATTATAACTTTCTTTAAGGTTGTTCCCAGTTCATTACAAACAAAACTAAAGTCGGATCGTGTGGCAATATAAAGAGCTATACTATTGCCATTCTATAGTCATCGCATGAAAGAACAAAGGCAAGTAATTGTAGCTCACTAGTGAAAAAATGTATATCAATAACGTCCATCAGTGCtgaaaaaatgaagataaattGTCCGCAGAAAAACCACAAACTCTGCCATCTCTTGCTAATAATTCTACAAAACTATCTAGAATGTGTATGTAACAAAGTCTTTGTTCAAGATCCGTAAGTGAGTAAAAATTGGATAAGAAATTATTGAATGGCCTTTACATACAAAATTAGAGTAAATTATCAAGCTCGTCTTGCAGTTCCTGTACGGATATCAGATTAATGATCTGGATCTCTTCACTCGAGTATTCTGTTTGTAGCAAGGATCGGACTTGGATATGGGCTTCCACGATATTTGTCCTGCATGAACACCAGGAGAAACATTTTTAGATCGGTACGATTAGTGTAACAAATTCCGACCAACATTAACCAAGTTTCTACCCAAAAATGCATCAATTCACAACATATCATCATCTAATTAAAAGGCATTTCTATGGAGAAAAGTTCTTCAAGTGAAACTACCACGTTATACATTTTAGAAATTTGACTAACTGAATCAAATAATACGAAATGATAATCAAGATGCACTTGTCAAAGTAAAGGTGTGCAGAAAAATGTTCATGCCGTAActttatattatacatataaacTTACTTTATTGGTTTGAAAAGTATAGTTCTTGTTGACGAATTCTGTAGATAAAGCTTCATTTTTGCGATCACCACCGGCAGTTGCTCCTGAATAGCGGCCCTGACCTATTAGACCACAGAACATCAATTTAGCTTCATAAATAAGAAATTCCCAATAAACATAACGAGAcgaatattattttctattttaacttGTGTTATTTAGACATGACTTCTCTAAGACGCAGATGAGTCTCTAGCTTTCTGTCTGCATAAAAAGGACAATTTCGTTGGCTAGTGATGATTGATGAACTATATAATACCTGGGAGAAAAATGCAGCACTTCTGCTTTATCTAAAGCTCTACTTAATTTAAACATGGGATTagagtctttaattttttattttatttttatcatctctAAATTGTAGGAGTTCTTCGCAGAGAATACTTTCATAGCAAACTGTCTTGTAGTTCaatgaataaataatgtaaataactAGAAATGACCTACCTTCTGAACAAGTTCAGCCACCTTATCTGGAGTAGCGAAGGCTTGATCCTTCAGAGGTTTGGCCATACCTGACTCTGGCTTTTGATTCTGACCACCTGGAGATAATGCAACTTTGACTGCCGTGACCTAagacaaaatgaaaactttagtaaataaattttctctttacaaagacaataaaagaaGTTAAATCTTCCAGTGAGAGttgtaagaaataaaataaaattcaaacgtATGTTTATGACACAAGATTTGTAGCAGGCAAATAACACAATTTGTAATAAGaaccaattatatatatttacatgcATTTGCTTTAAAGCCACGGGTCTATTTTAGTTCACCAGCTGGCAAAACACCAAATAGTTTGGTTACATAAACAGACCTTTGTAACGAATGAAAGCAAAGGATCCACCACAAGTTTAGTAACCGACATGATGAACTCCTCACATGTGGCTTTGAGGCTCTTCTCGAGTTCCTGAAAGAAACCATACGTCAAAGGCCTAGAAAATGGTAGGAATTTGGTTTATGCCACATACAATATAAAATCAGTAAACAACTGCTGAACTGAAAATAAAATCCATTTTAATAATCCTCAAATCAATTAATTCAGGTGTAGAGACATGACAGTATCAACAGTATGAAGGGTTGCAATTATAACTACAAATTTAGGGGcgaaattattttagttaactAGGAAAGAAATAAAGCAGGTAACCATTGCAGGGAAAATGGACAACATATTGGGTTTGACAACTAAACATGCATGCCAATCAAattaactttgaattttgaaacCTCTTGAACGACCCTAAATTCCACAATGTCACAAACCTTCTTGGTGTCAATTTGATTTTCCAAAACTCTTGGAGACAATGTCCTTGCCAATGAAGTTGATCTTGACCAGTCAAATAGTGAGGCTTGACCTCTTAGAAGTCTTCGTAGATGCTCCTGATCCATATTCAATATTCATAGAGACATAACATATTAGTGTTAGTGATATTAAAGCAAAATCAgcaaaataaactattaaatgtTAATCATGACATGGAGACAATATCAGTAGGCAAAAGtccatgattaaaaaaaaaaaaaaaaactctttagCATCCACATGCTCCTTGAAACCTTTAAAATAGTAGATCAAAGGATGttcaaataaaatagattaagaACAAGCAGTTCTTGTAGTTTATTAGATCATTGGTAATTTTACTTTCTGAATTTCCTCTTTGTTCTATGATATCTATCTATTGGGTGAGCACTGACatttttattagagaaaaaagcATGCATTTTACTTAAATCTCTTCACTATACACTTAGGGATAGGGTCAACCAATTTGCAAAGTAGTTGGGATGCCCTACTTGTTCTTGTTCTattgtttaattcttttttcagcCATTTAAGATATCTTATCCTAATACCGGAATACTTATtaccttctttttctcttaatacTTTTTctactagaaaaataacttCCTCTAAATGGCACCAGACACATGTAAAATGGCAAAAGTACTCAGTCCTCTACGCAAAGTTATAGGCCACATTTGATAAGAATCGTGATCATGAATGAAGCAATATCATCTTTGACTACTAAGCATAACAGTAGACAGAATTGCCACAAGTCCAGACactttttaatgtaaaaaagttGAATTATGAGAAATGTATACAAATTTGACCAGTGTTTGAAATCAGAATGACAGTGTATTGAACTCAGCTAACAAAATATAGCATTGGGCTATGAAGTACTAACCAGCAAATGAGAGAAATCAAGCTCCTTTTGTGTGACGGAAAATTCAATATTGAAGGGTGCAATCTGGAAGaccaaaaaaattattcaaaatactaAATCTACTAAATAGTTACACAAGAAAGTCTGACAGGATTACCTGCTcccttaaaattaaaagatgttttATAAGGAAGAGCTGTCCATCCATTTGTGATGATCTTTTTGCAATTAATTTGCTTGCTTTCTGTGGCAGACAAGAGGAAGTAGAAACAGAAACAAGCCAGTCAAAACAAAGTATCAAGCACGTGTCAaatttaaataaccaaaaacaGATAACGCCTCCACAAAAGTCCGGACCTCTCACTGCTTTGTCTCCTAGGGGCCTATGATATGTGCAGCTATTTTTCTAGGCTTCCACCgttttttcatttcttcagcaacttttctttaaaattgttaaaaagtagATTTTAAGCTTAACTTAACtcccacaaaaccggtttgtaaggtgagacttacacccacttatatattataaattggttttatctctaatcaatgtgaaacttccaacaagaattatatttttaggattttcaacaaaaattgGACCTGCCTGAGGGTTATATCTGTTTCTCCTTTTTTAAGTTTAGATATTTTTGCTTGTACAAAGAAGCCAAGATTATGTGGCGGTGCTGTCTTTGCAATTCTCAGCCATGTTTGGATGGAAATAAATGCTAGAACTTTCAAGGTAATTTCTTCTTCTACAAGGAAGATCACAATATGCCTTGATTTGGATGTTGCAGACTTGATGGCCCCAAAAATTTATCTATCCTAATGTGCTGTGTGCAATTGAGCCAGGGATTTGCCTTGTTCCTCCCTCCAATTTTCAATAATGAGCCTTTTATTATTTCAGGTAAGAAATTGTATCCTAGTTTGTTGAACCAGTTTGCTCATGTTCACATTCAAGGGTTTGgtaataagaaagaaaacaaaatctcGTGGCAATGTGTGAATTATTGGATTTTGTGGTAGTAATGGAAATGAGTGTATGCTCAAGAGTGTATTTCGACCATTGATCTACTTCTGGAATAGGGTTGCGAATATGACACTTGGTCTTTAGTGCATGTACTTCAGCATATTATCATTTACAACATGCAAAAAATTTGGACAGCTTGTACACTAACTATAGGAACTTCTATTGCCTTTCTATTGTTTTGCTTTTCTTTATCTGGGATTGTGTACACTTCTTCAATTGAACGGGTGGAGGACGAGGAAAGAATATGAACCAATACAGATAATCACTAGTTTGCCATTACCTGAATCGATGTTGAGCAAACTTCCACTGCTTCCTGATTGAAATAACAAAAGCagatcattaattaattattcaaaggAAGAGGAATTTGGGGTCCCAGGGGAGATTAAAAGTAGTTAAAGTGAAAGTGAAACCTTCAATACCTGTGCTAAACCAGTAAAAACTTCAGACTCTAAACAACGATACAACTTTGAAAGACATGATAGAGTTTTCTCCAGGGGTGGATACCATGTTTTAAATACATCTGGGTTGTCATCAGCCTGCAAATTGAAAATTACAGAGGATGAAAGACAGACGATTTTAAAATCTAGACCTATttacataaagaaaatattcagAAGTAACCACAAAACGAAATACAAATCTAGTTGAGGTCTCCAGCAAGTGTGCAACAAGCACAAGATATATTCactaatttattgataaatttgctATCTTGGTGAAATTGGGGGAAAAATCAAGATGGGACTGGGAAAAATAATTGATTCGTCAGATGGTATCATCAATACCTCAATTATCAGATTTTCAACATTCGGTCAGCCATATCCGTTTACGGTTCAGAAAAAGGTAGTGTTTGGAAGGTGAgaataaagacaaaaaagaatCACCTGTACTTGTCACCATAGTTACATACTCAACTGGAAACTAATGAAGCAGGCAAACAACCAGAACTCAAATTACTAAATATATCTCACAAGCATTACGATATGAAAATCAGCATATAGTGGTTATCATGCGTGAGAAACAATCATGGCTTAATGTTAGGAATCTGGGTTCTCTCTAAGTGCTAACACTGAATATGTATATTcaagcaaaacccaataaattgCAAGGAAAGACACTTTACAGGATTGATCTCAGAAGTACTTTCCACAGATATCTTCAGCTTTTCAGGGTAGTCCAAATCTTCATTAGTTGGGATGTAATTCGCTATCTGTAAAAATACAAGGAAATAAGGTTTCCAAAAACcgaaatattagaaaaaaaattataataatcaccTCTAGGAACTAAATATGGTAAGCCAAAAAATTGTTAACCACCAACCAAATAAAAGTACATGTAACCTGACAATGTGATTCTTAAAActgaattatttatttcaatcatCTAAATAGATTGAATGGAGCCAACAAGTGTGTTTGATTTACAGTAATGGACAACACAAGAAGCATGGTAGCGTTAGGTAAGTGATGTCACAAACTTTTGTTTACCATTCTATTGTGGAAGTTGAGCAAATCAAGACTTGAGTTAATTAAGGAAAGAGGGTTGAGATTTGAGAGGGAGGATGGTTATCAAGTAACGGCAGAAAAATAGAGGTAAGCAAATTGAGTACATGAAAATTGACACAGTTCTACAGATTAATTCCTTTCAGTATTGATTAGAACAAATAAGAGGGGCAAAACCCAACTAGGAAATATTTTCAgcatttaaaacaaatatatgagGATAAACAACaaagtataagaaaaaaaaataactattaacCTACCTCATCTCGTATATGAGTCCGGGCACGAAATGTTAACCGCTCATGGACATCTGCCAAAATTCTCTCAAATGTAGGACGAAGACCAGCTAGTGATTCACTCCTCCTACTATGCTGTTCACCAAGGACTTCCATTTTAAGTATATCAACAAGTTCACAAAGAAAATCAATAGTTGTTTCGTGAACAAGTTTAGGACGCAGTGTATCATACAGATATGTTGACCTGCAAGcaaaattgataaaatcatGAGTTGCAGACTCTACAAGCATGGAAATTTTGCTTTTAAAGAATAACATtcacaacaaatatataacGAGAAAGATGGAGAAATAAGCTCGGAAGTATCTAAAAATGAAGGAATGTGCCACATAGCAAGTGGAGCTTCTATCACGCATTAATGCTCCTTCACTTCCCTTGCCAAACACTCTGGAATCTGGATGTGCTACATGCCCAGAATCTTACCTGAGCACACTCCCAAAGATTTCTTGTACTTGGGACATATACAATGACTATTTTGGGAGCCACCTTATGTCATTGGTTATGTCTTAAAGCACACAAGAAAATAAGCTATTTGTCCTCGATGTGAAAGCTCCTATTTATTTCCACTTATCCACAAATAGACCTTGTTTATGTACTAGTATTTTGTTCTTACTCTCTCTCGCTAAgaagatttcttttctttcttctaatgAATGTTTATTCTGTTGAAAAAATAAACCAGGTATTCTTGTTAACAGGAATACAAACTTACAGAGGATCCATTAATGGAGCTAAACTTGAAATCTCCTTTGAAGAAGCTGGAAAAAAATGATCAAAAAGTTGGTGCTCAAGTTGACAGacctgcacaaattataatcaaTGAGACTTCCTGCCATAAAGATACGAAGCAActaacacagttaaaagttTACATCTAACAAACAAATAGAGTAATCACAAGAAGATTAGCATTTATTCTTCAGTTAAAAATCTGCATGCTGTGCAAAATCgccttaatttatttatattattagcTTCCCATAATGATACATAATGCCTGGTTGTTGTTATCATTGTGACATCTTTAGCAAACTTCCTTAGAATATGAAACATCATTAAATGTTATTAACACAAAAAAAGTCATGGAAAAATAGGTTTAGAATGATTTATAGaaacaaataacaatatatttaatgttgAGGAACTACAATATACTAGAGATCAAAGACCAAATATGTAATGTTGTGTATAAAACCGGCAAGAACTTCAAATATGTACTAAAAGACAACTACGATTAAAGcacaaaaccaaaatgaaaGCTTTGAACCAGCCTAAAGTAACTTAGAGAATCTTACTAGTGCATGTTCAGCGCACATCAGACAATTTGCAACTCAAAGCACAATGATCAATTTCTGTAttcaaatttgatatttatttccattttataaaaaaataaatatttattgataataaaatgaatattttcatCCTTCCTTTTCCCAAAACTGCCAAAAATCTCTTTGCCCAATTCAAATGTTAGTTAAGAGGCTAGGATATCAAAAGTAAACTGAATGTTGAAGTCTTTTTTCTGAATAACCACAGCCACTATGCAtctctccctttttcttttcacttataCTCTGTTTCTGTATTTCATTACTACTCTCTGTGAGTTGACACTTTTAGCAGTCTAAACTCTAAAGCTAATATGGacacatattatatttaaaaaagacaCCAGTGACCAATATCAATAAAAGGCATCATgatattaaattgataaaaaaaaataacggtACCTGTATGAGATAAGCACATCCTGATCTAGTCAATGATGGCAAGGACTCCTTCTTGGCAAACTCAGATATTCGCCGCTGAACTATACCTCTTATCTACATGCAATGAAATAAAGAATTTTGTAATCATTTGACTTCATAATACTGAAAAATCATATTACAGACAC
This genomic stretch from Vigna radiata var. radiata cultivar VC1973A chromosome 7, Vradiata_ver6, whole genome shotgun sequence harbors:
- the LOC106768103 gene encoding conserved oligomeric Golgi complex subunit 3, whose protein sequence is MGSRGPPQSLPNSAAISKGYNFASTWEQNAPLTEQQQTAIVSLSHAVSERPLPLKLAQENASVQHNAFSVKTKDSSFDDSGAIETVMVNTNQFYKWFADLESAMKSETEEKYQHYVNTLTDRIQTCDEILQQVDDTLDLFNELQLQHQAVATKTKTLHDACDRLLQEKQRLIDFADALRSKLNYFDELENVATNFYSPNMNVGNENFLPLLKRLDECISYVESNPQYAESSVYLLKFRQLQSRALGMMRSHVLAVLKGASSQVQEAIRGSGGDKASISEGVEASVIYVRFKAAASELKPLLEEIESRSSRKEYGQILVECHRLYCEQRLSLIRGIVQRRISEFAKKESLPSLTRSGCAYLIQVCQLEHQLFDHFFPASSKEISSLAPLMDPLSTYLYDTLRPKLVHETTIDFLCELVDILKMEVLGEQHSRRSESLAGLRPTFERILADVHERLTFRARTHIRDEIANYIPTNEDLDYPEKLKISVESTSEINPADDNPDVFKTWYPPLEKTLSCLSKLYRCLESEVFTGLAQEAVEVCSTSIQKASKLIAKRSSQMDGQLFLIKHLLILREQIAPFNIEFSVTQKELDFSHLLEHLRRLLRGQASLFDWSRSTSLARTLSPRVLENQIDTKKELEKSLKATCEEFIMSVTKLVVDPLLSFVTKVTAVKVALSPGGQNQKPESGMAKPLKDQAFATPDKVAELVQKVRAAIQEQLPVVIAKMKLYLQNSSTRTILFKPIKTNIVEAHIQVRSLLQTEYSSEEIQIINLISVQELQDELDNLL